The following are encoded in a window of Hippoglossus stenolepis isolate QCI-W04-F060 chromosome 10, HSTE1.2, whole genome shotgun sequence genomic DNA:
- the LOC118116025 gene encoding histone H1-like, protein MAEVAPAPAPAPAPAAAKAKAAKKKVVKPKKVGPSVSELIVKAVSASGGRIDPNIDTNEKSQKQKQPLAGGGYDVEKNNARVKNTIIKLVVKGTLVQTKGTGATGSFKMSKKVETKVQKTAPKAKKPAAKKPAVAKKPKSAAAKKPAAAKKSLKKATKPAAAKEPTKSPKKVAKSPKKVAKSPKKVVKKAPAPKKAPARKVAKPKVKRTAAKKK, encoded by the exons ATGGCAGAAgtcgctccagctccagctccagctccagctccagccgcCGCCAAGGCTAAAGCGGCCAAGAAGAAGGTCGTGAAACCGAAGAAGGTCGGTCCCAGCGTCAGTGAGCTCATCGTGAAAGCCGTGTCCGCTAGTGGTGGGCGGATCGATCCAAATATCGATACCAAC gaaaaatcacaaaaacaaaaacagccccTGGCTGGCGGAGGCTACGATGTGGAGAAGAACAATGCCCGCGTCAAAAACACCATCATTAAGCTGGTGGTCAAGGGGACCCTGGTCCAGACCAAGGGAACCGGGGCCACCGGCTCGTTCAAGATGAGCAAGAAGGTGGAGACCAAGGTCCAGAAGACCGCTCCCAAAGCAAAGAAGCCCGCCGCCAAGAAACCCGCAGTGGCTAAAAAGCCCAAGTCAGCGGCAGCCAAGAAGCCAGCAGCCGCTAAAAAGTCCCTGAAGAAGGCGACGAAACCAGCAGCGGCCAAGGAGCCCACCAAGAGCCCCAAGAAGGTGGCGAAGAGCCCCAAGAAGGTGGCGAAGAGCCCCAAGAAGGTGGTGAAAAAGGCCCCTGCACCCAAGAAAGCCCCCGCGAGGAAGGTCGCCAAACCCAAAGTGAAGAGGACAGCAGCCAAGAAGAAGTGA